GCGAGGGCGGCACGCGGCTCTCCGGCGGCGAGCGGGCTCGGGTCAGTGTCGCGCGTGCGCTGCTGCGGCCGTCTGAGGTGCTGATCCTCGACGAACCGACCGCCCACCTTGACGGGACCACCGAGACGCGCGTCCTGGACGTCATCCGGCGGGAACTCGGCGGACGCACCCTGCTCCTGATCACGCACCGCGAGGCGCCACTGGGCCTCGTCATGCGTCACCTCACCCTGCGCGGCGGCCAGCTCACGGCCGGAGCGGCCGGGACAAGGACGGCGATATGAACGAGATCTTTGGCCTCAGCACCCTGGACCTGTCACGGTTCCAGTTCGCCACGACGAGCATCTTCCACTACTTCTTCGTGGCGTTCACGGTGGGTTTCTCGCTGATCATCGCGGTATTGCAGACGCTCGCCCACCGGTCGGGCGACCCGAAACTCGAGAACCTCACGCGGTTTTTCGGCCACCTGTTCTTCATCAACTTCGCGGTCGGAGTGGTGACCGGCATCGTGCAGGAATTCCAGTTCGGCATGAACTGGCAGAGCTTCTCCAACTTCGTGGGCAACATCTTCGGCGTGCCGCTGGCGCTGGAGGTGCTGATGGCCTTTTTTCTGGAGAGCACCTTCCTGGGCCTGTGGTGGTTCGGCAAGGGCCGTCTGCCCGCGTGGGCGTCCCTGGCGAGCATCTGGATCGTCGCGGTGGGCACCACCATCAGCGCGTTCTGGATCATCATCGCCAATGCGTGGATGCAACACCCCGTCGGGTACACCCTGAAGAACGGCCGGGCCATCATGACGGACGCGTGGGCGGTCGTCACGAATCCCAAGGGACTGGAGTGGTTCGCGCACCTGTGGACCGGGAGCCTGACGGTCGCCGCGTTCTTCGTACTGGCCGTCAGCGCCTACCACCTGCGCCGCCGGCACAACGTCTCTGCGTTCACCATCAGTTTCAAGGTCGCGCTGGTCGCCGCCCTGGTCGGCTCGGTCGGCGTGACGGCC
This is a stretch of genomic DNA from Deinococcus metalli. It encodes these proteins:
- a CDS encoding cytochrome ubiquinol oxidase subunit I, which translates into the protein MNEIFGLSTLDLSRFQFATTSIFHYFFVAFTVGFSLIIAVLQTLAHRSGDPKLENLTRFFGHLFFINFAVGVVTGIVQEFQFGMNWQSFSNFVGNIFGVPLALEVLMAFFLESTFLGLWWFGKGRLPAWASLASIWIVAVGTTISAFWIIIANAWMQHPVGYTLKNGRAIMTDAWAVVTNPKGLEWFAHLWTGSLTVAAFFVLAVSAYHLRRRHNVSAFTISFKVALVAALVGSVGVTAAGHVQGQSAVRDQPMKYAAFSALWNTPEGSTMPESLVALPSNAERDNRFEISVPYLGSFLAFNNLHEKARGLNQLQAEYTARYGPGNYIPYVWPVYWAFRVMVGLGGVMLLVSLYYMWRWRMGRLDRPGRLYPLLLVMPLAPHLANFSGWIATEMGRQPWVVQGLLRTADAVSALSPLTVLLSLVAFWLVYLTLIGLDVFLLTRTARAGMHDPDVETPSVPAPVYLPEGAAP